DNA sequence from the Streptomyces sp. HUAS 15-9 genome:
AGATCCAGAAATCCTCACCGGTCTCGACGTCGTAGAAGTTGGCGTCGAACAGGCCGAGACCCGTGGCGCGCCGCAGCGTCCGCCCTTGGAAGTACGCCGTTTTCCAGGTCTTGGAGAAGTCCACCCACCCGATCCACGAGGGCCCACGGTCGGTGTCGTAGCCCGTTTTGAGCTGTACGAACATGATTCTGCGAGTCATGGTCCCAGCGTGGCCGATCGAACCACGTCGGCCAATCGAGTTTTGCGGATGCTGCGGCCACGACGATTGGGGTCCGGCCCCCACGAGACCGGACGGTGCGGATGGCAATCAGCCCGTCCGGGTTCTCATCCGCACGTCTGATTCTGAGTACGCCGGGAGTTGGAACAAGACCGCCCCGCAGATGGATTCGCCCGCCACCGCGAACACGAAATCGTCGTGCCGTCACCGAAGTTGACAGAAAGGTACGGCAATCGTGCGGATAGGACGTATGGCGCCCCTGCTCGCTGTGGGGGTCACGGCGACTCTGATCCCCGCCCTCGCCCCGGCCCAGGCATCCGCGGCGGAACCGCTGCGGAGATTCGAGAACCAGAAGCCCGCGTGGCACCGATGCGACGCATCACTGCCTGCCGCGTTCCAGTGCGCGACGATCAGGGTGCCGCTCGACTACAGCCGCCCCGACTCCAAGACGATCGAACTGGCCATCTCCCGCATGAAGACCAGTGTCCCCGGCAAGCGGCACGGCGCGATCCTCTTCAACCCCGGCGGTCCGGGCGGCGAAGGCCTGGACATGCCGGCCATGATGAAGGACACGATGCCCCAGAAGGTCCGCGAGCGGTACGACCTCATCGGGTTCGACCCGCGTGGCGTGGGCCGCAGCAGCCCGCTCACCTGCGGTCTCACAGTCCCGCAGCAGAACATCGAACACCCCTACAGGTCGGCGACGTTCAGCCGCGACGTCAAGTGGGCCCGGACCGTGGCCGACAAGTGCCGTGCCAAGAACGGCGACAAGCTGCCGTACTTCACCACCCGTAACACCGTCCGCGACATGGACGTCATTCGCGCCGTTCTGGGCGAGAAGAAGATCTCCTACCTGGGCTACTCCTACGGCACGTACCTGGGCGCCGTCTACGCGCAGATGTTCCCCGAGCGGACCGATCGCTTCGTGCTGGACAGCGCGGTCGACCCCGCACGGGTCTGGCGCGGCATGATCCAGGTCTGGGCGGAGGGCGCCGAGCCGGCCTTCACGCGCTGGACGAAGTGGACCGCACAGCGCCATCGCACCTACAAACTCGGCAACACCCCGGCCGCGGTGAAGAAGACGTTCTGGGACCTGATCGCCCGGGCCGACCGCACTCCCATCGACGTCGGTGGCGAAAAGCGCACCGGGGACGACATCCGCGCCGCCCTGCGCGCCGAGTTCTTCAGCCCCAAGTCTGCCGCCGAGGCGGTCGTCGACCTCAAGAGGGCCGCCGACGGCCATACCCCCTCCCACCCTTCCTCCGTGCCGGACGACCAGCAGGGACCGCGCCGGTCCGCTGCTCGTGCCGCCCGGCCGCCGGCCGACAACGGCTCCGCCGTCTTCTGGACCGTCGTCTGCGGTGACACCGCGGCCTGGCCGCGCGACCCCGAGCAGTACCGGCGTGACGCGATCCGGGACAAGGCCAAGTACCCGCTCTACGGCGACTTCGGCTCCAACATCACGCCCTGTGCGTTCTGGGGCAAGCCGGCCGAACCGGTCACCGCGGTGGACAGCAACGTCGGCCTGCTCACCGTCCAGAACCAGTGGGACCCCCAGACGCCCCTGACCAGCGGCCTCGGCATGCACCACGCTCTGAAGGGCTCGCGCATGGTGTACGTCAAGGGCGGCGAGGGCCACGGCGTCTACTCCGAAGACCCGCGCTCCTGCGCCAACCGCACCATCAACGCCTACCTGAGCAACGGAAAGCTTCCGGCGCAGGACGTCACCTGCACAGCGTCCGGCCGCCAGAGCCCCGGCGTGAACCAGCGCATCGTCCCGACGCCCCAGCACACACCGGAAGCACCCCGCTTCTGACACACCTCGCCCGGACCTCGGCATCGGCATGGAACCGCCGCCCCATGCGCCGAGGTCTCGACACATGGGCACTATGGGACTGGAGAGGGGAGGGGAAGAGGAGAGGAGAAGTAGCGATGGCCGAGCGCGTCATTGAGGCGGATGGCGTCGAACTGTGCACCGAGTCCTTCGGTGACCCGTCGGATCCGCCCATTCTGCTGATCATGGGCATCGGGGCTTCGATGCTCTGGTGGGAGGAGGGCTTTTGCCGGATGCTCGCCGAGGGCGGGCGCTTCGTGATCCGCTACGACCACCGCGACACCGGCCGATCGGTCACGTACGAGCCGGGTCGTCCCGGATACACCGGCGCGGACCTGGTCGGTGACGCCGCCGGCGTGCTGGACGCCCATGAGATCCCGGCGGCGCACGTCGTGGGTGTCTCGGCCGGAGGGGCACTCGCGCAGCGGCTCGCGCTCGACCACGCCGATCACGTCCTCTCACTCGTCCTGATCAGTACATCGTCCGCTGTGCCCGGCGACTGCGAGCTTCCGCCGCCGACCCAGGAGTTCATGCGGTTCGTCTCGGCCGTTCACGTCGATCGGTCGGATGCCGACTCGGTGATCGATCACCAGGTGGCCTACGCGCGCGTGCTCGCGGGGGGCCGGCGCCCGTTCGACGAGACCGCCGCTCGCGGCCTTGTCCGTCGTGACGTCGAGCGCGCGCACGATTTCACCGCGGCCCGAAACCACGACTCCCTTCCGGACGGCGAGTTCTCACGAGCGCCCCTGTCCTCGATCGCTGTGCCCACGCTGGTGATCCATGGGACCGCCGATCCGATGTTCCCGCTCCGGCACGGTGAGGCACTCGCGGAACAGGTCCCCGAGGCAAGGCTGTTGACTCTCGAAAACGCCGGTCACGGGGTCGAGCGAGCCGACTGGACGACGAACGTCTCCGCGATCCTGGAACACACGGCCGCGGAATAGATGCGGGCCGCAGTCCGCCGAGGGCGTGAACCGACGAACCGACCGACCCACTCGCACGCCTGGCTGGAA
Encoded proteins:
- a CDS encoding alpha/beta hydrolase; protein product: MRIGRMAPLLAVGVTATLIPALAPAQASAAEPLRRFENQKPAWHRCDASLPAAFQCATIRVPLDYSRPDSKTIELAISRMKTSVPGKRHGAILFNPGGPGGEGLDMPAMMKDTMPQKVRERYDLIGFDPRGVGRSSPLTCGLTVPQQNIEHPYRSATFSRDVKWARTVADKCRAKNGDKLPYFTTRNTVRDMDVIRAVLGEKKISYLGYSYGTYLGAVYAQMFPERTDRFVLDSAVDPARVWRGMIQVWAEGAEPAFTRWTKWTAQRHRTYKLGNTPAAVKKTFWDLIARADRTPIDVGGEKRTGDDIRAALRAEFFSPKSAAEAVVDLKRAADGHTPSHPSSVPDDQQGPRRSAARAARPPADNGSAVFWTVVCGDTAAWPRDPEQYRRDAIRDKAKYPLYGDFGSNITPCAFWGKPAEPVTAVDSNVGLLTVQNQWDPQTPLTSGLGMHHALKGSRMVYVKGGEGHGVYSEDPRSCANRTINAYLSNGKLPAQDVTCTASGRQSPGVNQRIVPTPQHTPEAPRF
- a CDS encoding alpha/beta fold hydrolase, with product MRRGLDTWALWDWRGEGKRRGEVAMAERVIEADGVELCTESFGDPSDPPILLIMGIGASMLWWEEGFCRMLAEGGRFVIRYDHRDTGRSVTYEPGRPGYTGADLVGDAAGVLDAHEIPAAHVVGVSAGGALAQRLALDHADHVLSLVLISTSSAVPGDCELPPPTQEFMRFVSAVHVDRSDADSVIDHQVAYARVLAGGRRPFDETAARGLVRRDVERAHDFTAARNHDSLPDGEFSRAPLSSIAVPTLVIHGTADPMFPLRHGEALAEQVPEARLLTLENAGHGVERADWTTNVSAILEHTAAE